A portion of the Saccharospirillaceae bacterium genome contains these proteins:
- the fabB gene encoding beta-ketoacyl-ACP synthase I: MRRVVVTGMGIVGCLGNNKEEVLASLQAQRSGISFQPEYQEMGFRSHVAGKPNIDLAEHIDRKLKRFMGDSAAYTYLSMKEAIEDAGLPEDVVSHPRTGLVAGSGGASSSDIVEAVDILREKGIRKVGPYRVTRTMGSTASANLATPFSIKGVNYSMTSACATSAHCIGHAMELIQWGKQDVVFAGGGEEEHWSLSAQFDAMSALSSKYNDTPERASRAYCSTRDGFVIAGGGGMLVLEEYEHAIARGATIYAELVGYGATSDGADMVAPSGEGAVRCMQMALEMAGNPEIDYLNTHGTSTPAGDITELKAVGEAFGEQRPVISSTKSLTGHSLGAAGVQEAIYSLLMQQHGFITGSANIEALDEGSEGFTIVTENREARLTTVMSNSFGFGGTNATLIFKAI, translated from the coding sequence ATGCGTCGAGTAGTTGTTACAGGTATGGGCATCGTAGGTTGTCTGGGCAACAATAAAGAAGAAGTCTTGGCTTCACTTCAGGCTCAGCGCTCTGGTATTTCCTTCCAGCCTGAATATCAGGAAATGGGGTTTCGCAGCCATGTTGCCGGCAAACCGAATATTGACCTTGCGGAACATATTGATCGTAAATTAAAACGCTTCATGGGCGATTCGGCCGCTTACACCTATTTGTCGATGAAAGAAGCCATTGAGGACGCAGGTCTGCCCGAAGACGTTGTCAGTCATCCACGTACCGGACTGGTCGCAGGCTCCGGTGGTGCTTCCTCTTCAGACATTGTTGAGGCCGTTGATATCTTGCGTGAAAAAGGTATCCGGAAAGTGGGCCCTTATCGTGTTACCCGTACCATGGGTTCCACCGCATCAGCAAACCTGGCAACTCCGTTCTCAATTAAAGGAGTGAACTACTCCATGACTTCCGCTTGTGCGACCAGTGCACATTGTATTGGCCACGCAATGGAGTTGATTCAATGGGGCAAACAAGACGTCGTATTCGCTGGTGGCGGCGAAGAAGAGCACTGGAGCCTGAGTGCACAATTTGACGCAATGAGCGCACTATCCAGTAAATACAACGACACGCCGGAACGCGCCTCACGCGCGTATTGCTCCACCCGCGACGGCTTTGTGATTGCCGGCGGCGGCGGCATGCTGGTACTGGAAGAATATGAACACGCGATAGCACGCGGTGCGACCATTTACGCCGAATTGGTCGGCTATGGCGCAACGTCCGATGGAGCAGATATGGTTGCTCCCTCAGGTGAAGGAGCGGTGCGCTGCATGCAAATGGCACTTGAAATGGCTGGCAATCCGGAAATTGATTATCTGAATACTCACGGCACCAGCACCCCGGCCGGTGACATTACAGAACTCAAAGCGGTTGGCGAAGCATTCGGTGAACAACGTCCAGTCATCAGCTCGACTAAATCATTGACTGGCCACTCTCTCGGTGCTGCCGGTGTACAGGAAGCGATCTACAGCTTACTGATGCAACAACATGGCTTTATTACCGGCAGCGCCAACATCGAGGCCCTCGATGAAGGTAGCGAAGGATTTACCATCGTTACTGAAAACCGTGAAGCCCGGCTAACCACCGTAATGTCGAACAGCTTTGGGTTTGGTGGTACCAACGCCACCCTGATTTTTAAGGCCATTTGA
- a CDS encoding phosphatase PAP2 family protein, with protein MHNRIMLLKPALLAIAAVMFIAAAFIAATDSNKAIFLSWNVAGSALHPAIWTNLTLMADTLWAIALLLAVAVYRPRLLTQSLLLLIIGGITVHIFKQSLNLPRPPAVLEASSFNLIGPALKNESFPSGHAFTALSCATLLALNTLRPALIVFIMIAGVLAALSRVMVGAHWPVDILTGGGAGIVMAVFCSYLESHCKTFEAHGWKFASILLLTLATVALAFHEDRYPHTQVLGVMTSLTALIIAGRQFWIPFFRLLKRSR; from the coding sequence ATGCACAATAGAATCATGTTGCTAAAACCGGCTTTGCTTGCAATTGCCGCAGTGATGTTCATTGCGGCCGCTTTCATTGCAGCCACCGATTCGAACAAGGCAATATTTCTCAGCTGGAACGTCGCGGGCTCGGCTTTGCACCCTGCCATCTGGACCAACCTGACGCTGATGGCAGATACCTTGTGGGCCATTGCGCTGCTGCTGGCGGTTGCGGTTTATCGTCCGAGATTGCTGACTCAGTCTTTGTTGTTACTCATTATTGGCGGTATCACCGTTCATATTTTTAAACAAAGTCTTAATCTGCCACGACCGCCAGCTGTATTAGAAGCGAGTAGCTTTAACCTGATTGGTCCGGCCCTGAAGAATGAGAGTTTTCCTTCAGGTCACGCCTTCACAGCGCTCAGCTGCGCCACCTTACTTGCATTAAATACGCTGCGACCTGCGTTAATCGTGTTTATCATGATCGCGGGTGTTTTGGCTGCACTCAGCCGTGTCATGGTTGGTGCACATTGGCCGGTCGATATTTTAACCGGTGGTGGTGCCGGCATTGTGATGGCTGTTTTCTGTAGCTATCTGGAAAGCCATTGCAAAACATTTGAGGCACATGGCTGGAAATTTGCGAGTATTCTCTTATTAACATTAGCGACGGTCGCACTGGCGTTTCACGAAGACCGATATCCTCACACACAAGTACTGGGAGTAATGACCAGCTTGACCGCCCTGATCATTGCCGGGCGTCAATTCTGGATACCATTTTTCCGTCTGCTAAAGCGTTCCAGATAA